A region of Thermobifida halotolerans DNA encodes the following proteins:
- the aroH gene encoding chorismate mutase, which yields MAVRAIRGAVQVDADERDLVLEATAELVSEIMRRNELGTDDFVSVLFTATPDLTSEFPALAARKLGFTDVPLMCAAEIAVPHALPRVVRLMAHVETDRPRAELHHVYLRGAQALRLDIAQ from the coding sequence GTGGCGGTACGAGCGATCCGCGGTGCGGTCCAGGTCGACGCGGACGAACGCGACCTCGTGTTGGAGGCCACCGCGGAGCTGGTCTCGGAGATCATGCGCCGGAACGAGCTGGGCACCGACGACTTCGTCAGCGTGCTGTTCACCGCCACCCCGGATCTGACCTCGGAGTTTCCGGCGCTGGCCGCGCGCAAGCTCGGGTTCACCGACGTCCCCCTGATGTGCGCGGCCGAGATCGCGGTACCGCATGCGCTGCCCCGCGTGGTCCGTCTCATGGCGCACGTCGAGACCGACCGTCCCCGCGCCGAGCTGCACCACGTCTACCTGCGCGGTGCCCAGGCCCTGCGGCTCGACATCGCGCAGTAG
- a CDS encoding prephenate dehydrogenase encodes MVESAVVVGAGLIGTSIALALGRHGVDVALSDRDPAALRLACDLGAGRALPEAPAAPADVAVIAVPPSVVPAALYDAQDRGLAHVYTDVASVKTSVITWAEALGCDLASYVPGHPMGGREKQGPGAARADLFLGRSWALCPTAKTDPTAVETVTRLAELCGADPLLVDEAAHDRAVALVSHAPHAVSAAVAARLLDGDATALALAGQGVRDMTRIAGGDPDLWVEILGHNAGPVAAVLERVAADLSAAAAALRSASPGGVGDLLERGRAGHARIPGKHGAHRTPDYAVLSVVIPDEPGALGRLFAAAAEAGVNVEDVRIDHSPGLPLGVAQLSVVPAAQERLARALTESGWSVHT; translated from the coding sequence ATGGTCGAAAGCGCGGTCGTGGTGGGGGCCGGGCTGATCGGAACGTCGATCGCGTTGGCGCTGGGGCGGCACGGCGTCGACGTGGCGTTGAGCGACCGCGACCCGGCGGCGCTGCGCCTGGCCTGCGACCTGGGAGCCGGGCGCGCCCTGCCGGAGGCCCCCGCCGCTCCCGCCGACGTCGCGGTGATCGCGGTGCCGCCGAGCGTGGTCCCCGCCGCGTTGTACGACGCCCAGGACCGCGGCCTCGCCCACGTCTACACCGACGTGGCCAGCGTCAAGACCTCCGTGATCACCTGGGCGGAGGCGCTCGGCTGCGACCTGGCCAGCTACGTTCCCGGCCACCCCATGGGCGGACGGGAGAAGCAGGGGCCGGGCGCGGCGCGCGCCGACCTGTTCCTGGGGCGCTCCTGGGCGCTGTGCCCCACTGCCAAGACCGATCCCACCGCGGTGGAGACCGTCACCCGCCTCGCCGAACTGTGCGGAGCCGACCCGCTCCTCGTCGACGAGGCCGCGCACGACCGGGCGGTGGCGCTGGTCTCGCACGCCCCCCACGCCGTCTCGGCGGCGGTGGCCGCGCGGCTGCTCGACGGCGACGCGACCGCGCTCGCCCTGGCCGGGCAGGGCGTGCGCGACATGACCCGCATCGCCGGGGGAGACCCCGACCTGTGGGTGGAGATCCTGGGCCACAACGCCGGTCCCGTGGCCGCCGTCCTGGAGCGGGTCGCCGCCGACCTGTCCGCCGCGGCCGCCGCGCTGCGCTCCGCGTCCCCCGGCGGGGTCGGCGACCTGCTGGAGCGCGGCAGGGCCGGGCACGCGCGCATCCCCGGAAAGCACGGCGCCCACCGCACCCCCGACTACGCGGTGCTGTCGGTGGTCATCCCCGACGAACCCGGCGCCCTGGGGCGGTTGTTCGCCGCCGCGGCGGAGGCGGGCGTCAATGTCGAGGACGTGCGCATCGACCACTCCCCGGGACTGCCGCTGGGCGTGGCGCAGTTGTCGGTGGTGCCCGCGGCGCAGGAGCGCCTGGCCCGCGCCCTGACCGAGAGCGGCTGGTCGGTGCACACCTGA
- the cmk gene encoding (d)CMP kinase produces the protein MREEVDVNGQGHGGGLVIAIDGPSGSGKSSTAKGVARARDLRYLDTGAMYRAMTWWMLTHGIDVADAGAVAEAAECPVITMGTDPDAPAVRVDGVDVAGAIRTDEVTSNVSAVSAVPRVRELLVARQREIIAEARVASSGIVVEGRDITTVVAPDAPVKLFLTASAEARAQRRSREVRAADVAATQAALARRDRLDSTRSVSPLTQTADATELDTTGLSLDEVVALVVKLADEARASAA, from the coding sequence GTGCGAGAAGAGGTAGACGTGAACGGGCAGGGGCACGGCGGCGGACTCGTCATCGCCATCGACGGTCCTTCGGGGTCGGGCAAGTCCAGCACGGCCAAGGGCGTCGCCCGGGCACGTGACCTGAGGTACCTCGACACCGGCGCGATGTACCGCGCCATGACGTGGTGGATGCTGACCCACGGGATCGACGTCGCCGACGCCGGGGCGGTCGCCGAGGCCGCCGAGTGCCCGGTCATCACCATGGGAACCGACCCCGACGCGCCCGCCGTCCGCGTCGACGGGGTGGACGTGGCCGGGGCGATCCGCACCGACGAGGTCACCTCCAACGTCAGCGCGGTCAGCGCCGTGCCCAGGGTGCGGGAACTGCTCGTGGCCCGTCAGCGCGAGATCATCGCCGAGGCGCGCGTCGCCTCTTCCGGCATCGTCGTGGAGGGGCGCGACATCACCACCGTGGTGGCGCCCGACGCTCCGGTGAAGCTCTTCCTGACCGCCAGCGCCGAGGCCCGCGCGCAGCGGCGCAGCAGGGAGGTGCGGGCCGCCGACGTCGCGGCCACCCAGGCGGCCCTGGCCCGACGCGACCGGCTCGACTCCACCCGCTCGGTGTCCCCGCTGACGCAGACCGCAGACGCCACCGAGCTGGACACCACCGGCCTGTCCCTGGACGAGGTCGTCGCGCTCGTCGTCAAACTCGCCGACGAGGCGCGGGCGTCGGCCGCCTGA
- the der gene encoding ribosome biogenesis GTPase Der, with protein sequence MSDIVNTATSDEETPVKPVVAVVGRPNVGKSSLVNRIIGRREAVVEDVPGVTRDRVAYDATWQGREFTLVDTGGWETTASGLAAMVARQAEYAAETADVILFVVDATVGITDADEAVTRVLRGTRRPVVLAANKVDGPMSEADALELWNLGVGEPYPVSALHGRGTGDLLDAVLAAMPKEAPRESEPVEGGPRRVALVGRPNVGKSSLLNRLAGEERVVVDAVAGTTRDAVDELVELGGRIWKFIDTAGIRRRFRALQGADYYATMRTSTALERAEVAVVLLDVSEPLADQDIRIVEQVVDAGRALVLAFNKWDLLEEERRYYLEKEIDRQLARVSWAPRVNISAKTGRNVEKLVPAIEQGLAGWDTRIPTGRLNAWFKELVAATPPPSRGGRQPKILFATQADTRPPHIVMFTTGFLGDNYRRFVERRLREDFGFEGTPVKVSMRIREKKGGKAAQGARGRRR encoded by the coding sequence ATGAGTGACATCGTCAATACGGCCACCAGTGACGAGGAGACCCCCGTCAAGCCTGTGGTGGCCGTGGTGGGACGCCCCAACGTGGGCAAGTCGTCCCTGGTCAACAGGATCATCGGCCGTCGTGAGGCGGTCGTGGAGGACGTTCCCGGGGTCACCCGCGACCGGGTGGCCTACGACGCCACCTGGCAGGGACGCGAGTTCACCCTGGTCGACACCGGAGGGTGGGAGACCACCGCCAGCGGTCTGGCCGCGATGGTGGCCCGCCAGGCCGAGTACGCGGCCGAGACCGCCGACGTGATCCTGTTCGTGGTGGACGCCACCGTCGGCATCACCGACGCCGACGAGGCCGTCACCCGCGTGCTGCGCGGCACCAGGCGGCCCGTGGTGCTGGCCGCGAACAAGGTGGACGGGCCGATGAGCGAAGCCGACGCGCTGGAGCTGTGGAACCTGGGTGTGGGGGAGCCGTACCCGGTCAGCGCGCTGCACGGCCGCGGCACCGGGGACCTGCTGGACGCGGTGCTCGCGGCGATGCCCAAGGAGGCGCCCCGCGAGTCCGAACCCGTCGAGGGCGGGCCGCGCCGCGTGGCCTTGGTGGGGCGGCCCAACGTCGGCAAGTCCAGCCTGCTCAACCGGCTCGCCGGGGAGGAGCGGGTGGTGGTGGACGCGGTGGCGGGCACCACCCGCGACGCCGTCGACGAGCTCGTCGAGCTGGGCGGCAGGATCTGGAAGTTCATCGACACCGCCGGGATCCGGCGCAGGTTCCGCGCGCTGCAGGGCGCCGACTACTACGCCACGATGCGCACGAGCACCGCGCTGGAGCGCGCCGAGGTCGCCGTCGTGCTGCTGGACGTCAGCGAGCCGCTGGCCGACCAGGACATCCGGATCGTGGAGCAGGTCGTCGACGCCGGGCGGGCGCTGGTGCTGGCGTTCAACAAGTGGGACCTGCTGGAGGAGGAGCGCCGCTACTACCTGGAGAAGGAGATCGACCGCCAGTTGGCGCGGGTCAGTTGGGCGCCGCGCGTCAACATCTCCGCGAAGACCGGGCGGAACGTCGAGAAGCTGGTTCCCGCCATCGAGCAGGGGCTGGCCGGTTGGGACACCCGCATTCCCACGGGACGCCTCAACGCCTGGTTCAAGGAACTGGTCGCGGCCACCCCGCCGCCCTCACGCGGCGGCAGGCAGCCCAAGATCCTGTTCGCCACCCAGGCCGACACCCGGCCGCCGCACATCGTGATGTTCACGACCGGGTTCCTGGGGGACAACTACCGCCGGTTCGTGGAGCGGAGGCTGCGTGAGGACTTCGGGTTCGAGGGCACGCCCGTCAAGGTGAGCATGCGCATCCGCGAGAAGAAGGGCGGGAAGGCCGCCCAGGGGGCGCGGGGCAGGCGGCGCTGA
- a CDS encoding DoxX family protein: MAPLIALVGGFVVLRLLGLAGVDALDHWQTALRGGLALMFVVTATAHFVQPRRGDLVAMVPPRLPRPALLVTVTGVLELVGAAALLLPPLAPHAALCLALLMLAMFPANVSAARRGLTLAGRPVTPLPLRTVLQVVFVAAAVAAAVPV, from the coding sequence ATGGCGCCCCTCATCGCCCTGGTCGGCGGATTCGTCGTGCTCCGCCTACTCGGCCTCGCCGGTGTCGACGCCCTCGACCACTGGCAGACCGCGCTGCGCGGCGGCCTCGCACTGATGTTCGTCGTCACCGCAACCGCGCACTTCGTCCAACCCCGGCGCGGCGACCTCGTCGCGATGGTCCCGCCCCGCCTCCCCCGCCCCGCCCTGCTGGTCACCGTCACCGGTGTACTGGAACTCGTCGGAGCCGCGGCCCTGCTCCTCCCCCCGCTCGCCCCCCACGCCGCGCTCTGCCTGGCCCTGCTGATGCTCGCCATGTTCCCCGCGAACGTCTCCGCCGCCCGCCGCGGCCTCACCCTGGCCGGACGCCCCGTCACCCCGCTGCCGCTGCGCACGGTCCTGCAGGTGGTGTTCGTCGCCGCGGCGGTGGCCGCCGCGGTCCCGGTCTGA
- a CDS encoding TetR/AcrR family transcriptional regulator, with product MRDIGARSYHHGDLRRTVLNEAVAAIAESGPSGWSLRELARRAGVSHAAPAHHFGDRTGLLTAVAAEGFDLLAEALNGAGDDLLDVGVAYVRFAATHRAHFEVMFRPGLYRADDPAVTAARARSRDVLHGRLRALPDRPADGDTAALAAWSIVHGFAELWLSGALPDDLGADPAAAARPVISLLFDR from the coding sequence GTGAGGGACATCGGAGCCCGCAGCTACCACCACGGGGACCTGAGGCGGACCGTGCTGAACGAGGCGGTCGCGGCGATCGCCGAATCGGGGCCGTCCGGCTGGAGCCTGCGCGAACTGGCCCGCCGCGCCGGGGTCTCCCACGCCGCGCCCGCCCACCACTTCGGCGACAGGACCGGACTGCTCACCGCGGTCGCCGCCGAGGGGTTCGACCTGCTCGCCGAGGCGCTGAACGGCGCGGGCGACGACCTGCTCGACGTGGGCGTGGCCTACGTGCGCTTCGCCGCCACCCACCGGGCCCACTTCGAGGTGATGTTCCGCCCCGGTCTGTACCGGGCCGACGACCCCGCGGTGACCGCAGCCCGGGCGCGGTCCCGTGACGTCCTCCACGGCAGGCTCCGGGCCCTGCCGGATCGGCCCGCCGACGGGGACACCGCCGCCCTGGCCGCCTGGTCGATCGTGCACGGCTTCGCCGAGCTGTGGCTCAGCGGCGCCCTGCCCGACGACCTGGGAGCCGATCCCGCGGCGGCGGCCCGCCCCGTCATCTCGCTGCTGTTCGACCGGTGA
- a CDS encoding NADP-dependent oxidoreductase: protein MTEVERPAPGLTEVVVEVRAAGVNPIDWKIREHGYWLTPPFTVGWDVSGVVAEIAPGVTRFSVGDEVYGMPRFPSPAHGYSEYVSAPARHFARKPRGLDHVHAAAVPLAGLTAWQALVDIAHVRPGDRVLVHAAAGGVGHLAVQIAGALGAHVIGTASAGKHALLRELGADELIDYTARDFTEAVADVDVVVDLVGGDYVDRSLRVLRRGGWYVNVPEPFSAEEVAAKAAAVGVRGAALMVEPDHAALERITDLVESGRLRPVVAETLPLDRAAEAHRTGQDGRTAGKIVLTV from the coding sequence ATGACCGAAGTCGAGCGTCCCGCCCCGGGGCTGACCGAGGTGGTGGTCGAGGTACGCGCCGCGGGCGTCAACCCCATCGACTGGAAGATCCGGGAGCACGGCTACTGGCTCACCCCGCCCTTCACCGTCGGCTGGGACGTCTCCGGCGTGGTGGCCGAGATCGCCCCCGGCGTGACCCGGTTCTCGGTGGGCGACGAGGTGTACGGCATGCCGCGGTTCCCCTCCCCCGCCCACGGCTACTCCGAGTACGTCAGCGCGCCCGCGCGCCACTTCGCCCGCAAGCCCCGCGGTCTCGACCACGTGCACGCGGCCGCCGTTCCGCTGGCCGGGCTGACCGCCTGGCAGGCACTGGTCGACATCGCCCACGTACGCCCCGGGGACCGGGTGCTCGTCCACGCGGCGGCGGGCGGGGTCGGCCACCTGGCGGTCCAGATCGCCGGGGCACTGGGCGCCCACGTCATCGGCACCGCCAGCGCGGGCAAGCACGCGCTGCTGCGGGAGCTGGGCGCCGACGAGCTGATCGACTACACGGCACGGGACTTCACCGAGGCCGTCGCGGACGTGGACGTCGTCGTGGACCTGGTCGGCGGCGACTACGTCGACCGCTCCCTGCGGGTGCTGCGCCGGGGCGGATGGTACGTCAACGTGCCGGAGCCGTTCTCGGCCGAGGAGGTCGCGGCCAAGGCGGCGGCGGTGGGCGTGCGCGGCGCGGCTCTCATGGTGGAGCCCGACCACGCGGCCCTGGAGCGGATCACCGACCTGGTCGAGTCGGGGAGGCTGCGGCCGGTGGTCGCGGAGACGCTGCCGCTGGACCGGGCCGCCGAGGCCCACCGGACCGGCCAGGACGGCCGCACGGCCGGAAAGATCGTGCTGACCGTGTGA
- a CDS encoding winged helix-turn-helix transcriptional regulator: MDTIPDLRSWGGADAYLRTCASRAVLDVIANKWVCLVLGALREETMRFGQLRRRLDGITQKMLTKTLRELERDGLVHRAVYPTVPPRVEYRLTELGQNLGRLMTEIRVWAEEHMPEIQEARERYDERAAQDPMPV; the protein is encoded by the coding sequence ATGGATACCATTCCTGACCTGCGTAGCTGGGGAGGGGCCGACGCCTACCTGCGTACCTGCGCCTCCCGTGCCGTCCTGGACGTCATCGCGAACAAGTGGGTGTGCCTCGTCCTCGGCGCGCTGCGGGAGGAGACGATGCGCTTCGGGCAACTGCGCCGCCGACTGGACGGGATCACGCAGAAGATGCTCACCAAGACCCTGCGGGAACTGGAACGCGACGGCCTGGTGCACCGGGCCGTCTACCCCACGGTCCCGCCCCGGGTGGAGTACCGTCTCACCGAACTCGGTCAGAATCTGGGAAGACTCATGACCGAGATCCGAGTCTGGGCGGAGGAGCACATGCCCGAGATCCAGGAGGCCCGCGAACGCTACGACGAACGCGCGGCGCAGGATCCGATGCCGGTGTGA
- a CDS encoding DUF523 domain-containing protein, giving the protein MERILVSACLMGREVRFDGRAKPTDHEIFLRWRDEGRLIPFCPEVVGGLPVPRPPAEIEGARGARAVLEGQARIRTPEGRDVTAFFLAGARAALNAAREQGVRMAVLKENSPSCGVHRVFDGSFSGTRTPGAGLTTLLLRDHGIDVFTEDELPQAEARLTELEAASP; this is encoded by the coding sequence ATGGAGCGGATTCTGGTCAGTGCCTGCCTGATGGGCCGGGAGGTGCGTTTCGACGGACGGGCCAAACCCACCGACCACGAGATCTTCCTGCGCTGGCGGGACGAGGGGCGGCTCATCCCGTTCTGCCCCGAGGTCGTCGGCGGCCTGCCGGTCCCCAGGCCGCCCGCCGAGATCGAGGGCGCCCGGGGCGCCCGCGCCGTCCTGGAGGGACAGGCGCGCATCCGCACCCCCGAGGGCCGCGACGTCACGGCCTTCTTCCTCGCCGGAGCCCGGGCCGCCCTGAACGCCGCCCGGGAGCAGGGGGTGCGCATGGCCGTGCTGAAGGAGAACAGCCCGTCCTGCGGCGTCCACCGGGTCTTCGACGGCTCCTTCAGCGGAACCAGGACCCCCGGAGCAGGGCTGACCACCCTGCTGCTGCGCGACCACGGCATCGACGTCTTCACCGAGGACGAACTCCCCCAGGCCGAGGCCCGCCTGACCGAACTGGAGGCGGCCTCCCCCTGA